A portion of the Deinococcus peraridilitoris DSM 19664 genome contains these proteins:
- a CDS encoding universal stress protein, which produces MFSRILVLTDFSNAARAAEASVRSNFPAACVRVLHVGLRRADTSDDVIVSPGDPASVALEQAGSGAYDLLVVGTSGKNALQRFLLGSVAERVVRESPVAVLTVHADHDPSRLFRRPLVATDFSAAAKRATELARQLPQAEVHLLHVVESGTLDTPLAFPAARRGASAAALGERDRLWAAEARERLDRLGGGTVAQGEPASQILEHAAQHDLIVMGTAGRRGLEGLLFGSVAQRVVREATVPVLTVRT; this is translated from the coding sequence GTGTTTTCTCGGATTCTGGTACTCACTGATTTCTCAAATGCTGCGCGGGCAGCAGAGGCGAGCGTACGATCGAATTTCCCGGCGGCCTGCGTGCGGGTGTTGCACGTCGGGCTGCGCCGGGCTGACACCAGCGACGACGTGATCGTCAGCCCCGGTGATCCCGCCAGCGTGGCCCTGGAGCAGGCCGGGTCTGGGGCGTACGATCTGCTGGTCGTGGGCACCTCCGGAAAGAACGCCTTGCAGCGTTTTCTGTTGGGCTCCGTGGCCGAGCGGGTGGTGAGGGAATCTCCCGTGGCGGTGCTGACAGTGCACGCGGATCACGATCCGTCGCGCCTGTTTCGCCGCCCCCTGGTCGCCACGGATTTCTCCGCTGCGGCGAAGCGCGCCACCGAACTGGCCCGTCAACTTCCACAGGCCGAGGTGCACCTGCTGCACGTCGTCGAAAGCGGCACCCTGGACACCCCGCTGGCCTTTCCTGCTGCCCGGCGAGGCGCGAGCGCTGCGGCGCTGGGTGAGCGTGACCGCCTGTGGGCCGCCGAAGCGCGTGAACGTCTGGACCGTCTGGGCGGCGGAACCGTCGCTCAGGGCGAGCCGGCTTCGCAAATTCTGGAGCACGCCGCGCAGCACGACCTGATCGTCATGGGTACGGCTGGACGGCGGGGTCTGGAAGGGCTGCTGTTCGGCTCGGTCGCGCAGCGTGTCGTGCGGGAAGCCACCGTGCCCGTGCTGACGGTGCGCACGTGA
- a CDS encoding VC0807 family protein, which produces MSAPSANSSVKPDAAGRKLLQDLLFTLIIPISVLSPNLLGSGFSFARVLGSSPSLSGTVRAYLLAALVPVAYTAFDLLVRRRVSPIAIFAGATALITGGLAFWFVDGALYAFKDSLLRFLIAALAVVSVWFRYPLFRIFLDASSLTAKAEERQALGKVMTQRTVIKALGAGTLIFALVEVIAGIVNFFVNLRIVTAPFDTPDFNAQVAQANAVMRLPSIVMFLIGFALAGWIVQRAVNARYGKGASLFEPAQLVDKVREDEDQPHGELSRT; this is translated from the coding sequence GTGAGCGCTCCTTCTGCCAATTCGTCTGTCAAACCTGATGCCGCAGGACGCAAGCTCCTGCAGGATCTGCTGTTCACCCTGATCATTCCCATCTCGGTCCTGAGCCCCAACCTGCTGGGTTCGGGCTTCAGCTTCGCCCGTGTGCTGGGCAGCTCCCCAAGCCTGAGTGGCACCGTGCGCGCCTATCTGCTCGCGGCACTCGTGCCGGTGGCCTACACTGCCTTCGATCTGCTGGTGCGCCGCCGCGTGAGCCCCATTGCGATCTTCGCGGGCGCCACCGCCCTTATCACAGGAGGTCTGGCCTTCTGGTTCGTGGATGGCGCACTGTACGCCTTCAAGGACTCGCTGCTGCGCTTTCTGATCGCGGCGCTGGCCGTGGTGTCGGTGTGGTTTCGCTATCCGCTGTTTCGCATCTTTCTGGATGCGTCCTCGCTGACCGCCAAAGCCGAGGAACGCCAGGCCCTGGGCAAGGTCATGACCCAAAGGACGGTCATCAAAGCCCTGGGCGCCGGTACGCTGATCTTCGCACTCGTGGAGGTCATTGCGGGCATCGTGAACTTCTTCGTGAACTTGCGCATCGTTACGGCACCTTTCGATACGCCCGACTTCAACGCACAGGTCGCGCAGGCCAACGCCGTGATGCGCCTGCCCTCGATCGTGATGTTCCTAATCGGCTTCGCGCTCGCGGGCTGGATCGTACAGCGCGCCGTCAACGCCCGCTACGGCAAGGGCGCCAGCCTGTTCGAGCCCGCACAGCTGGTCGACAAGGTCCGCGAGGACGAAGACCAGCCACACGGCGAGCTGTCCCGCACCTGA
- a CDS encoding excisionase family DNA-binding protein, with translation MAGRKHEPLRLLTVQEAAKLLHVSDDTVRRQIKEGALEAIRVRTTPTGRAQYRIPTAAIDRILGNTALQLHEDVDPFEPLRQAFAHLSDEEREELIDSAVQWAKARRVVPEVQRSPALSEQALRERFAKSPLLQLGRKDEQDER, from the coding sequence ATGGCTGGCCGCAAACACGAACCCCTCCGACTGCTCACCGTGCAGGAAGCCGCCAAACTGCTGCACGTGAGTGACGACACCGTGCGCCGCCAGATCAAGGAAGGCGCCCTCGAAGCCATCCGGGTACGCACGACGCCCACCGGGCGGGCTCAGTACCGCATCCCTACTGCAGCCATTGATCGCATCTTGGGAAACACAGCCCTACAACTGCACGAAGACGTGGATCCTTTCGAGCCCCTACGGCAAGCCTTCGCGCACCTTTCTGACGAGGAGCGCGAAGAGCTGATCGACAGTGCTGTGCAATGGGCGAAGGCACGCCGCGTTGTGCCTGAGGTCCAGCGCTCCCCCGCACTGTCAGAGCAGGCCCTGCGGGAGCGGTTCGCGAAGAGCCCCTTGCTGCAACTTGGGCGTAAGGATGAGCAGGACGAGCGTTGA
- a CDS encoding putative toxin-antitoxin system toxin component, PIN family, whose product MKALRLVPDVNVLLSGLTSRFGPSFDLYQAAPRFEVVFVLSETHFTELAEVLTYQSVLNLGQGIVTPSFAFRAASELHRIGEYHEQVEHLDWPSCRDPKDWYLLDLLVASGADGIVTKDKHLLRLRNLLNIPVVEPRELTGRLNR is encoded by the coding sequence TTGAAGGCATTGCGCCTCGTACCCGACGTCAACGTCCTTCTCAGCGGTTTGACCAGTCGGTTTGGTCCGTCGTTCGACCTGTATCAGGCGGCGCCTCGTTTTGAGGTGGTGTTCGTGCTCAGCGAGACGCACTTCACGGAGCTGGCCGAAGTGCTGACGTATCAGTCTGTACTCAACTTGGGTCAAGGAATCGTGACCCCATCGTTCGCGTTCCGGGCGGCATCAGAGCTACACCGAATCGGGGAGTACCACGAACAGGTGGAGCACCTGGACTGGCCGTCGTGCCGGGATCCGAAGGATTGGTACCTGCTCGATCTGCTTGTCGCTTCGGGGGCCGATGGCATTGTGACAAAGGACAAGCACCTCCTGCGCCTGCGTAACTTGCTGAATATTCCTGTTGTTGAGCCCAGGGAATTGACCGGACGGCTGAACCGCTAA